From Saccharothrix espanaensis DSM 44229, the proteins below share one genomic window:
- a CDS encoding VOC family protein, whose protein sequence is MVHELRLVVTAADYDEALRFYRDVLGLPERAAFSSPGGRVTILEAGRATLEIADPPHAEYIDQVEVGHRVAGHVRVAFEVADSAATTREPAAAGATVVAEPVKTPWNSLNARLEAPAGLQLTLFTELG, encoded by the coding sequence ATGGTCCACGAACTGCGCCTGGTCGTCACGGCGGCGGACTACGACGAGGCGCTGCGCTTCTACCGGGACGTGCTGGGGCTGCCCGAGCGGGCGGCGTTCAGCTCGCCCGGCGGCCGGGTGACGATCCTGGAGGCGGGCCGCGCCACGCTGGAGATCGCCGACCCGCCGCACGCCGAGTACATCGACCAGGTCGAGGTGGGCCACCGGGTGGCGGGCCACGTCCGGGTGGCGTTCGAGGTCGCGGACTCGGCCGCGACGACCCGTGAGCCGGCGGCGGCGGGCGCGACCGTCGTGGCCGAGCCGGTGAAGACGCCGTGGAACTCGCTCAACGCCCGGCTGGAGGCCCCGGCGGGGTTGCAGCTGACCCTGTTCACCGAGCTGGGCTGA
- a CDS encoding DUF305 domain-containing protein, producing the protein MRILFVAVVVAFLAACTPQSEEAPPVIVPKGPGEQAETMAPGDVGTDRWVAPGEADLKYVASMIVHHRQALEMSALAPERARNETVKGLASRIHDTQGPEIGAMEQWRRQFAENAPAHGHNGSLPEVDHGSMPGMATDEQLAALKAASGTDFDRLFLRLMIAHHEGALTMAVDLLSSGSDVRVEEMANDVVASQSDEIARMKAISLP; encoded by the coding sequence ATGCGGATCTTGTTCGTCGCGGTCGTCGTCGCCTTTCTTGCCGCCTGCACGCCGCAGTCGGAGGAAGCTCCGCCGGTCATCGTGCCCAAGGGGCCCGGTGAACAGGCCGAGACGATGGCGCCCGGTGATGTCGGGACCGACCGCTGGGTGGCGCCGGGCGAGGCGGACCTTAAGTACGTGGCGAGCATGATCGTGCACCACCGGCAGGCATTGGAGATGTCGGCGCTCGCGCCGGAACGGGCGCGAAATGAGACGGTGAAGGGCCTGGCGTCGCGCATTCACGACACCCAGGGGCCGGAGATCGGCGCGATGGAGCAGTGGCGGCGGCAGTTCGCCGAGAACGCCCCGGCGCACGGCCACAACGGGAGCCTGCCGGAGGTCGACCACGGGTCCATGCCCGGCATGGCGACCGACGAGCAGCTGGCGGCGCTGAAAGCCGCGAGCGGCACCGACTTCGACCGGCTGTTCCTGCGACTGATGATCGCGCACCACGAAGGTGCGCTGACGATGGCCGTCGACCTGCTGTCCTCGGGGTCGGACGTGCGGGTCGAGGAGATGGCCAACGACGTGGTCGCGTCCCAGTCGGACGAGATCGCCCGGATGAAGGCGATCTCGCTCCCGTAG
- a CDS encoding antibiotic biosynthesis monooxygenase family protein, with amino-acid sequence MFVATNRLFVPEDRAEEFEAHFRDNMRTYLPGVPGLRRSTLLRPTRPDQPYVSVNEFDTEEDFTAWVRSDSFKEAHKRNAGIARHVTGNAVETFQPTEDLVLIAS; translated from the coding sequence ATGTTCGTCGCGACCAACCGTTTGTTCGTGCCCGAGGACCGGGCCGAGGAGTTCGAGGCGCACTTCCGCGACAACATGCGCACCTACCTGCCGGGCGTCCCCGGCCTGCGCCGCAGCACGCTGCTGCGCCCCACCCGCCCGGACCAGCCCTACGTCTCGGTGAACGAGTTCGACACCGAGGAGGACTTCACGGCGTGGGTCCGCTCCGACTCGTTCAAGGAAGCGCACAAGCGCAACGCGGGCATCGCCCGGCACGTCACCGGCAACGCCGTGGAGACGTTCCAGCCCACCGAGGACCTCGTGCTGATCGCGTCCTGA
- a CDS encoding low temperature requirement protein A yields MTRAWYRPMTARRSDEEHRVATPLELLFDLSFVVAVASAATNLHHALTEDHIGHGITGYLTVFFAIWWAWLNFTWFASAYDTDDVPYRLTTLVQVAGVLVVAAGVPGAFDRADFTVITVGYVIMRLAMVVQWLRAARSDVERRACARRYALGITVVQIGWVARLWLPESLFWVGFLVLVVAELAVPAWAERVARTTWHPHHIAERYGLFTLIVLGESILAATNAIGSGLDAGHSSGALISLAAAGLVIVFSMWWLYFDHPAEGLRTSMRVSLTWGYGHYLVFASVAAVGAGLAVAVDHDLHVAHLPAVAAGMATTVPVAVFLLVVWYLQVYPRQRGPITWAFPAAAVLALLASFAPAPIHVVAVVLAALVAVTVVVERDTAHREVS; encoded by the coding sequence ATGACGAGGGCGTGGTACCGGCCGATGACGGCCCGGCGGTCCGACGAGGAGCACCGGGTCGCCACGCCGCTGGAGCTGTTGTTCGACCTGAGCTTCGTGGTCGCGGTCGCCTCGGCCGCGACGAACCTGCACCACGCGCTGACCGAGGACCACATCGGCCACGGCATCACGGGCTACCTGACCGTGTTCTTCGCGATCTGGTGGGCGTGGCTGAACTTCACCTGGTTCGCCTCCGCCTACGACACCGACGACGTGCCGTACCGGCTCACGACGTTGGTGCAGGTCGCGGGCGTGCTGGTGGTCGCGGCCGGGGTGCCGGGGGCGTTCGACCGGGCCGATTTCACGGTGATCACCGTCGGGTACGTGATCATGCGGCTGGCCATGGTCGTGCAGTGGCTGCGCGCGGCGCGGTCCGACGTCGAGCGGCGCGCGTGCGCCCGGCGGTACGCCCTGGGCATCACCGTCGTGCAGATCGGGTGGGTGGCCCGGCTGTGGCTGCCGGAGAGCCTGTTCTGGGTCGGGTTCCTGGTGCTGGTGGTGGCGGAGCTGGCGGTGCCGGCGTGGGCGGAACGGGTCGCGCGCACCACGTGGCACCCGCACCACATCGCCGAGCGGTACGGGCTGTTCACGCTGATCGTGCTCGGCGAGTCGATCCTGGCGGCGACCAACGCGATCGGCTCCGGACTGGACGCCGGGCACTCGTCGGGCGCGCTGATCTCGCTGGCCGCGGCCGGTCTGGTGATCGTGTTCTCGATGTGGTGGCTGTACTTCGACCACCCGGCGGAGGGGCTGCGGACGTCCATGCGGGTCTCGCTGACCTGGGGCTACGGCCACTACCTGGTGTTCGCCTCGGTCGCGGCGGTCGGCGCGGGGCTGGCCGTGGCGGTCGACCACGACCTGCACGTGGCGCACCTGCCCGCGGTGGCCGCCGGGATGGCGACCACCGTGCCGGTCGCGGTGTTCCTGCTGGTTGTCTGGTACCTACAGGTGTACCCGCGCCAGCGGGGGCCGATCACCTGGGCGTTCCCGGCGGCGGCCGTGCTGGCGCTGCTGGCGTCGTTCGCACCCGCGCCGATCCATGTGGTCGCGGTGGTGCTCGCGGCGCTGGTGGCGGTGACGGTCGTGGTGGAGCGCGACACCGCACACCGAGAGGTTTCCTGA
- a CDS encoding LVIVD repeat-containing protein → MGAFALALSTLTWGPQAVAEPGADADLAGLSEAQLVAPEQPGTGIPGVDEIRNSRNVKHLANLPKPAPFTETSTWSDLAFQDGYAFDGNYDGFVVYDIRNPHKPKIASTVLCPGSQNDISVRGNLLFLSTDSSRSDNSCSSTPLPATNKDAWEGIKIFDISDKRNPRYVAAVETKCGSHTHTLVPDKRGKDVYVYVSSYAPNATFPDCQPPHDLISIVKVPLKNPAGAALLSETVMFPDGGNPGKPGTVPAGYVTATSGCHDITVYPSKDLAAGACMGDGVLWDISDREKPREINRVQDDKNFAFWHSATFNNAGNKVVFTDELGGGGAATCNETIGKTRGADGIYDITGRGDNRKLEFRSYYKISRTQTDTENCVAHNGSLIPVQGRDIMVQAWYQGGISIWDFTDSRNPKEIGWFERGPLPNGKGGGAWSSYYYNGYIYSSDMAKGFDVLDIRDPRVLTAKFIRVGELNVQTQGSYRELFPR, encoded by the coding sequence GTGGGGGCGTTCGCACTCGCGCTCTCGACCCTGACCTGGGGACCGCAGGCGGTGGCGGAACCCGGCGCGGACGCCGACCTGGCCGGGCTGTCGGAAGCCCAGCTCGTCGCACCCGAACAACCGGGCACGGGCATTCCGGGTGTGGACGAGATCCGCAACAGCCGCAACGTGAAGCACCTCGCGAACCTGCCGAAGCCGGCACCGTTCACCGAGACCTCGACGTGGTCGGACCTGGCTTTCCAGGACGGGTACGCGTTCGACGGGAACTACGACGGGTTCGTCGTCTACGACATCCGCAACCCGCACAAGCCCAAGATCGCGAGCACGGTGCTCTGCCCCGGCTCGCAGAACGACATCTCGGTGCGCGGCAACCTGCTCTTCCTGTCCACCGACTCGTCCCGCAGCGACAACTCCTGCTCCAGCACGCCGCTGCCGGCCACGAACAAGGACGCCTGGGAAGGCATCAAGATCTTCGACATCAGCGACAAGCGCAACCCGCGCTACGTCGCCGCCGTCGAGACCAAGTGCGGGTCCCACACCCACACGCTGGTGCCGGACAAGCGGGGCAAGGACGTCTACGTCTACGTCTCGTCCTACGCCCCGAACGCCACGTTCCCGGACTGCCAGCCGCCGCACGACCTGATCTCGATCGTCAAGGTGCCGCTGAAGAACCCGGCCGGGGCGGCCCTGCTGTCGGAGACCGTGATGTTCCCGGACGGCGGCAACCCCGGCAAGCCGGGCACCGTGCCGGCCGGCTACGTCACCGCGACCTCGGGCTGCCACGACATCACCGTGTACCCGTCCAAGGACCTCGCGGCGGGCGCGTGCATGGGTGACGGCGTCCTGTGGGACATCTCCGACCGGGAGAAGCCCCGCGAGATCAACCGCGTGCAGGACGACAAGAACTTCGCGTTCTGGCACTCGGCGACGTTCAACAACGCCGGCAACAAGGTCGTGTTCACCGACGAGCTCGGTGGCGGCGGCGCGGCGACGTGCAACGAGACCATCGGCAAGACCCGCGGCGCGGACGGCATCTACGACATCACCGGTCGTGGGGACAACCGCAAGCTGGAGTTCCGCTCGTACTACAAGATCTCCCGGACCCAGACCGACACCGAGAACTGCGTGGCGCACAACGGTTCGCTGATCCCCGTGCAGGGGCGCGACATCATGGTGCAGGCGTGGTACCAGGGCGGCATCTCGATCTGGGACTTCACCGACTCCCGCAACCCCAAGGAGATCGGCTGGTTCGAGCGCGGCCCGCTGCCCAACGGCAAGGGCGGCGGCGCGTGGTCGTCGTACTACTACAACGGCTACATCTACTCGTCGGACATGGCGAAGGGCTTCGACGTCCTGGACATCCGGGACCCGCGCGTGCTCACCGCCAAGTTCATCCGCGTGGGTGAGCTGAACGTGCAGACGCAGGGCTCCTACCGCGAGCTGTTCCCGCGGTAG